One Tunturibacter gelidoferens genomic region harbors:
- a CDS encoding glycosyltransferase family 9 protein: MGDVLHAMPAVAALREKHPEWFIGWAIEPAWSGLLQASTDFNRISHKAERSGSKPLIDRWHPVPAKAWSNRPFALSTLAEINTTRRELRAARYDVCVDMQGSIKSALVGRMAATPVFAGPARPRETPARWLYRHRIATTATHVVEQACELLGAAVGETLRPAAVTLPIDPKAELWCDRLLAQTSSIRDGFVFLAPTAGWGAKQWPAERYAAVAAALGRAGFHSLVNEAPGHRFADAVVDASDGFATSVPCSVEQMIALVRRAGVVIAGDTGPLHLAATLDRPTVGLYGPTDPSRNGPYMTDSSKARVLRHESSRTDHSRHAETEPGLMQISTDEVVEAALELLRSGQDKVKL, from the coding sequence ATGGGAGATGTGCTCCACGCGATGCCCGCGGTCGCTGCATTGCGCGAGAAGCATCCCGAGTGGTTTATCGGTTGGGCGATCGAACCCGCCTGGAGCGGACTGCTGCAGGCTTCAACGGACTTCAACCGGATCTCCCACAAAGCAGAACGAAGCGGAAGCAAGCCATTGATCGATCGATGGCACCCCGTGCCTGCCAAAGCTTGGAGCAACCGCCCCTTTGCTCTCTCCACTCTGGCCGAGATCAATACGACGCGTCGTGAACTCCGTGCAGCCCGGTATGACGTCTGCGTTGACATGCAGGGGTCGATAAAGTCCGCACTCGTGGGGCGAATGGCGGCCACACCGGTCTTTGCCGGGCCAGCGAGGCCTCGTGAAACTCCTGCGCGTTGGCTCTATCGACATCGGATAGCAACCACCGCTACCCACGTAGTGGAGCAGGCGTGCGAGCTACTAGGCGCTGCCGTGGGAGAAACTCTGAGACCAGCAGCAGTAACGCTGCCTATAGACCCGAAGGCCGAGTTATGGTGCGACAGACTTCTAGCCCAGACCTCATCGATCAGAGACGGATTCGTCTTCCTCGCCCCTACAGCCGGCTGGGGGGCCAAGCAATGGCCCGCGGAGAGATACGCCGCCGTCGCTGCAGCTCTGGGCCGAGCCGGATTTCACTCACTCGTAAACGAAGCTCCCGGCCATCGATTTGCAGATGCAGTCGTTGACGCCAGCGATGGTTTTGCCACTTCCGTTCCCTGCTCCGTCGAGCAGATGATTGCGCTCGTGCGCCGCGCCGGAGTGGTGATCGCCGGGGACACCGGACCACTGCACCTCGCAGCCACCCTGGACCGTCCCACAGTCGGTTTATACGGCCCCACCGATCCCTCTCGCAACGGCCCTTACATGACCGACAGTTCAAAGGCGCGAGTGTTGCGACACGAGTCCAGCCGAACAGACCACTCGCGGCACGCAGAGACGGAGCCGGGGCTCATGCAGATATCAACGGACGAGGTTGTAGAAGCAGCGCTGGAGCTGCTCCGCAGCGGACAAGATAAGGTAAAGCTGTGA
- the queC gene encoding 7-cyano-7-deazaguanine synthase QueC, producing MTKDEQGRPRAVLCLSGGMDSSVCAALTARDYDVFALHFSYGQRTESRELHSAQEVARIVGVKELLHLKIDLFRRIGGSALTDASIAVPAAGEEATIGNEVPITYVPFRNAHFLSAAVSWAEVLGAKKVFIGAVEQDSSGYPDCRPAYYEAFNQLIRMGTKDGQIQVVTPLIQMRKSEIVRLGVELGAPFHVSWSCYSGETEACGVCESCVLRLRAFRDAGAVDPISYAVA from the coding sequence ATGACGAAGGATGAGCAAGGCCGCCCACGAGCCGTCCTCTGCCTGTCAGGCGGAATGGACTCCAGCGTCTGCGCCGCGCTCACGGCCCGAGACTACGACGTCTTCGCCCTCCACTTCAGCTACGGCCAGAGAACGGAATCGAGGGAACTGCACTCCGCACAGGAGGTCGCCCGCATCGTCGGAGTGAAAGAGCTGCTGCATCTCAAGATCGACCTGTTTCGCCGAATCGGAGGGTCGGCGCTGACCGATGCCTCGATTGCCGTACCGGCGGCGGGGGAGGAAGCGACCATCGGAAACGAAGTCCCAATCACTTATGTTCCATTCCGAAATGCGCATTTCCTCTCAGCCGCGGTAAGCTGGGCCGAGGTTCTGGGTGCCAAGAAGGTCTTTATCGGGGCCGTCGAACAGGACAGTTCGGGGTATCCCGACTGTCGGCCAGCGTATTATGAAGCGTTCAATCAGCTAATCAGGATGGGCACCAAAGACGGACAGATCCAGGTCGTCACTCCGCTGATCCAGATGCGCAAGAGCGAGATCGTCCGGTTGGGAGTTGAACTCGGTGCACCCTTCCATGTAAGTTGGTCATGCTATTCCGGCGAGACCGAGGCCTGCGGCGTTTGCGAGAGCTGCGTTCTGCGACTGCGGGCATTTCGTGACGCCGGAGCGGTCGATCCCATATCGTATGCGGTCGCGTGA
- a CDS encoding methyltransferase: MSERTTWQKIARRIRVPLGFAFAAVFLWLARPTGKTMLLSLLLVVPGVWLRAYAAGYVRKNAELTFTGPYAYTRNPLYLGSMLIAFGFAAAAGSWAILIALTALFAAIYIPTIYSEEAYLREHFAGFDDYSTKVPRLLPRLTPATFPANQNASGGRFSWQQWQHHREYNALMGAGAIYLALAVRLFLHHHGVAGGLR, translated from the coding sequence GTGAGCGAACGAACAACATGGCAAAAGATAGCCCGGCGGATCCGCGTACCGCTCGGATTCGCCTTCGCCGCCGTATTTCTGTGGCTGGCACGACCGACCGGGAAAACCATGCTGCTCAGCCTCCTGTTGGTAGTACCCGGCGTATGGCTGCGAGCCTACGCGGCTGGCTATGTGCGCAAAAACGCTGAGCTGACATTCACAGGCCCCTACGCCTACACGCGAAATCCGCTCTACCTGGGCTCGATGCTAATCGCCTTCGGATTCGCAGCAGCAGCAGGCAGTTGGGCGATTCTTATTGCGCTGACCGCACTTTTTGCGGCCATCTACATCCCCACAATTTATAGCGAGGAAGCCTATCTGCGAGAGCACTTTGCAGGCTTCGATGACTATTCCACCAAGGTGCCCCGTCTGCTGCCGCGACTGACCCCGGCGACATTTCCGGCGAACCAGAATGCCAGCGGAGGCAGATTCTCCTGGCAACAGTGGCAGCACCACCGCGAGTACAATGCTCTAATGGGTGCTGGCGCAATCTATCTAGCGCTGGCGGTCCGGCTTTTTCTCCATCACCACGGGGTGGCGGGGGGTCTGCGCTGA
- a CDS encoding DUF2007 domain-containing protein yields MADSKHDAALDPDKDPDKFVTVGKFLEPVNAQMAKGMLESAGIECFLQGENANSLLALAFRARLLVHKQDEETAREILGESVGELTGDELTPSEQRELEAGDDEG; encoded by the coding sequence ATGGCAGATTCAAAACACGACGCAGCATTAGATCCAGACAAAGATCCAGACAAGTTCGTAACCGTAGGCAAGTTTCTCGAGCCCGTGAATGCCCAGATGGCGAAAGGAATGCTCGAGTCGGCGGGAATCGAGTGTTTCCTGCAGGGCGAGAACGCCAATAGCCTGCTGGCGTTGGCCTTTCGAGCAAGGCTGCTGGTGCACAAGCAGGACGAAGAGACCGCACGGGAGATTCTCGGCGAGTCCGTCGGCGAGTTGACCGGAGATGAACTGACCCCATCCGAACAGCGCGAGTTGGAGGCAGGCGATGACGAAGGATGA
- a CDS encoding DUF3108 domain-containing protein, which translates to MSCSIGSLTASAQLLGLGAKPAPVVIPTLQPPQPGFPFPEKQTLTFTVDWRVFTAGTAVFQLEQQGTVQKITATADSTGAVTMLFPVVDKFQAGFDTKTGCSTGFSKQLQEGRRKVSSELSFDYSQGKQKQIEKNLVKGTSKEQVASIPACVTDSLSAIFYAASQPMAVGQSIRFPLADSMRTVTVAMKVESKEEIKTPAGTFETLKVEPTADEGIVKNRGHIWVWYTDDARHMPVQIQARLFWGTITFHLQSYDTK; encoded by the coding sequence ATGTCGTGTTCCATAGGTTCGCTGACGGCGAGTGCGCAGCTTCTGGGGTTAGGCGCCAAACCAGCGCCGGTAGTCATTCCAACCCTGCAGCCTCCGCAGCCAGGCTTTCCCTTTCCCGAAAAACAAACCCTTACTTTTACTGTTGACTGGCGTGTCTTTACGGCGGGCACAGCAGTATTTCAACTCGAACAGCAAGGGACAGTGCAAAAGATTACAGCCACCGCAGACTCAACCGGCGCCGTGACCATGCTCTTCCCCGTCGTAGACAAGTTCCAGGCCGGGTTCGACACCAAGACCGGTTGCTCCACCGGATTCAGCAAACAATTACAGGAAGGGCGCAGAAAGGTCTCCAGCGAGCTGAGCTTCGATTACTCCCAGGGCAAGCAAAAACAGATCGAGAAAAATCTGGTCAAGGGAACCTCGAAGGAGCAAGTGGCCTCGATTCCAGCCTGCGTAACCGACTCCCTCTCGGCAATCTTTTATGCAGCGTCGCAGCCAATGGCGGTCGGCCAAAGTATCCGGTTCCCCTTGGCGGACTCGATGCGCACCGTGACCGTGGCAATGAAGGTTGAATCCAAAGAAGAGATCAAGACCCCAGCCGGAACCTTCGAGACGCTAAAAGTAGAGCCAACCGCGGATGAGGGAATCGTAAAAAACCGCGGCCATATCTGGGTTTGGTATACCGACGACGCACGTCACATGCCCGTGCAGATTCAGGCACGGCTGTTCTGGGGGACGATCACCTTCCACCTGCAGTCGTACGATACAAAATAA